A DNA window from Candidatus Sulfidibacterium hydrothermale contains the following coding sequences:
- a CDS encoding ATP-binding protein: MEYKRAYFQIVKKRMSGERKFIQVITGPRQVGKTTLIRQLCNETDIPFTYVTADDVPNASSVWIEQQWETARIRLNSSERDEFLLIIDEVQKINNWSETVKKLWDTDTFNKINLKVILLGSSGLMLQQGLTESLAGRFELIKIPHWSFREMKECFGINAEQYAWFGGYPGTAPLIDDENRWKEYVRNALIETTISKDILFLTKIGKPALMRQVFELGVMYSSQILSFNKMLGQLQDAGNTTTVSHYLHLLDTAGLLAGISKYYTEKYRQRTSSPKWQVKNTALFSALSNDDFSTVRQNFVKWGQIIESAVGAHLVNKAGEGKYQLFYWRHRNEEVDFVLKKEDKLIGIEVKSGKTKPTKGMETFKKKYQPAKVLLVGTSGLTWQEFLEIEPETLF; encoded by the coding sequence ATGGAATACAAAAGAGCTTATTTTCAAATAGTTAAAAAACGCATGAGCGGGGAGAGAAAGTTTATTCAAGTGATAACAGGGCCCCGTCAAGTGGGGAAAACCACCCTTATTAGGCAGCTTTGCAACGAAACGGACATTCCTTTTACCTATGTAACTGCAGACGATGTTCCGAATGCATCCAGTGTTTGGATTGAACAACAGTGGGAAACTGCCCGTATTCGGTTGAACTCCTCGGAAAGGGATGAATTTTTACTGATAATTGATGAAGTACAAAAGATAAATAATTGGAGTGAAACGGTAAAAAAGTTATGGGATACCGACACTTTTAACAAGATCAACTTAAAAGTTATCTTGTTGGGCTCATCGGGTTTAATGTTACAGCAAGGTTTAACCGAATCGTTGGCAGGCCGCTTTGAATTAATAAAAATCCCGCATTGGAGTTTTCGGGAAATGAAAGAATGTTTCGGCATAAATGCAGAACAGTATGCGTGGTTCGGTGGATATCCCGGCACAGCACCGTTGATTGACGACGAAAACCGGTGGAAAGAATATGTACGGAATGCATTAATAGAAACCACTATTTCAAAAGATATTTTGTTTCTGACGAAAATTGGTAAACCGGCGTTAATGCGACAGGTTTTTGAATTGGGGGTTATGTATTCCTCACAAATATTGTCTTTTAATAAAATGTTGGGACAACTGCAAGATGCAGGTAATACAACTACTGTATCACACTATTTACATTTGCTTGATACGGCGGGGTTACTTGCCGGAATCTCAAAATATTATACTGAAAAGTACAGGCAAAGAACTTCATCGCCTAAATGGCAAGTAAAAAATACTGCATTGTTTTCCGCTTTGTCAAATGATGATTTTTCCACCGTCAGACAAAACTTTGTAAAATGGGGACAAATTATAGAATCTGCTGTTGGAGCCCATTTGGTAAATAAAGCGGGAGAAGGAAAATATCAGTTGTTTTACTGGCGACACAGAAATGAAGAAGTGGATTTTGTTCTTAAAAAAGAGGATAAATTAATAGGGATAGAGGTGAAAAGCGGAAAAACAAAACCAACAAAAGGAATGGAAACTTTCAAAAAGAAATACCAGCCTGCAAAAGTTTTGTTGGTTGGAACTTCGGGTCTTACCTGGCAGGAGTTCCTGGAAATTGAACCCGAAACGCTGTTTTAG
- a CDS encoding thioredoxin family protein, protein MKDGKTVSIVNYTFWTASALLKYGKNSIFASAMENGFVNIHFMNWENHLKRGLWLVDFWAEWCSACIAQDKIYHELAKRFGDKLHIGKINVSDNRLLADRFGVRNIPFLLLMKNGEIVLQMPGIQSKEYLINQIKRHLS, encoded by the coding sequence GTGAAAGATGGAAAAACAGTATCCATTGTAAATTATACTTTTTGGACGGCATCGGCTTTATTGAAATATGGAAAAAACTCTATCTTTGCCTCCGCTATGGAAAACGGCTTTGTAAACATTCATTTTATGAATTGGGAAAACCATTTAAAACGTGGTTTGTGGCTGGTGGACTTTTGGGCCGAATGGTGCAGTGCCTGTATTGCCCAGGACAAAATTTATCATGAGCTGGCAAAACGGTTTGGGGATAAACTTCATATTGGAAAAATTAATGTAAGTGATAACCGGTTGCTGGCTGACCGTTTTGGAGTCCGTAATATCCCGTTTCTGTTGTTGATGAAAAACGGCGAAATTGTATTGCAAATGCCTGGCATCCAAAGTAAAGAATATTTAATTAATCAAATTAAACGGCATTTATCATGA
- the trxA gene encoding thioredoxin, protein MNTYFWIIFGILFAALIFSFYRRYKLVASMSKVPPSDKLIILTDATFKKQIAKGVALVDFWAEWCTPCKIQGPVVSEIAEEISDQAKICKLDVQHNQRTATQLGIRNIPTIIIFKDGKPFKKFVGVKTKSVLMKAVNAALKA, encoded by the coding sequence ATGAATACTTATTTCTGGATTATTTTCGGCATTTTGTTTGCCGCACTTATCTTTTCGTTTTACCGCCGCTATAAGCTGGTGGCTTCCATGTCGAAAGTGCCGCCAAGTGATAAGTTGATTATTCTTACCGATGCCACTTTTAAAAAACAGATTGCCAAAGGGGTGGCGCTGGTGGATTTTTGGGCGGAGTGGTGCACGCCGTGTAAGATTCAGGGGCCGGTAGTCAGCGAAATAGCGGAAGAAATCAGTGACCAGGCCAAAATATGCAAACTGGATGTGCAACATAATCAGCGTACGGCTACCCAGCTTGGCATCCGTAATATCCCCACCATTATTATTTTTAAAGACGGCAAACCGTTTAAAAAATTTGTAGGTGTAAAAACCAAATCGGTTTTGATGAAAGCGGTGAATGCGGCATTGAAAGCCTAA
- a CDS encoding ribonuclease Z, which translates to MSDFEITILGNGSAVPTSWQNPTAQMVRYGRQRFLVDCGEGTQMQMIRYNISYRNLSHVFISHLHGDHYFGLVGLISTLHLYGRQVPLHVYGPEPLEEIIRMQLDISGTHLHFPLVFHVLSHAALLYEDRLLEVHSFPLKHSLPTWGFLFKEKQKERNLNKDFVSRFHPGVEQMHRIKQGADYELPDGKVLPNREITHDPFPSRSYAYCSDTAYDEDIIPFIQGADLLYHEATFDDSMAGQAAEKRHSTARQAATIAAKAKVKKLLLGHFSARFRDPEHLLHEARQVFPDTFLSRQGEKYIPGV; encoded by the coding sequence ATGTCCGATTTTGAAATAACCATCCTGGGAAACGGCTCGGCGGTGCCTACGTCGTGGCAGAATCCGACAGCACAAATGGTGCGCTACGGGCGTCAGCGGTTTTTGGTCGATTGCGGGGAAGGAACACAAATGCAAATGATCCGGTACAACATTTCGTACCGGAATCTTTCTCATGTTTTTATCAGCCATTTACATGGCGATCATTACTTCGGTTTGGTAGGGTTGATTTCTACACTGCATTTATACGGACGTCAGGTTCCTTTGCATGTTTATGGTCCGGAGCCGTTGGAGGAAATTATCCGGATGCAGCTTGATATTTCCGGAACACACCTGCATTTTCCGTTGGTTTTTCATGTTTTGTCGCATGCCGCTTTGCTTTATGAAGACCGGTTGCTTGAAGTACACAGTTTTCCGTTGAAACATTCTTTGCCGACATGGGGTTTTCTGTTTAAGGAAAAGCAGAAAGAGCGGAACCTGAATAAAGATTTTGTTTCCCGTTTTCATCCGGGAGTGGAGCAAATGCACCGGATAAAACAGGGAGCCGATTATGAGTTGCCTGACGGGAAAGTGTTACCCAATCGGGAAATAACCCATGATCCGTTTCCTTCGCGAAGCTATGCGTATTGTTCGGATACGGCTTATGACGAAGACATTATTCCGTTTATTCAGGGCGCCGATTTATTATATCATGAAGCTACTTTTGATGATTCGATGGCGGGACAGGCCGCTGAAAAACGCCATTCAACAGCCCGGCAAGCGGCTACTATTGCTGCCAAAGCCAAAGTAAAGAAATTATTGCTGGGTCATTTCTCGGCCCGGTTTCGCGATCCGGAGCATTTGCTTCACGAAGCCCGGCAGGTGTTTCCTGATACATTTTTATCCCGGCAGGGCGAAAAATATATTCCCGGAGTCTGA
- the hypD gene encoding hydrogenase formation protein HypD yields the protein MSENQETEIVHLVKKIEQEVTQPVHLLSACSGYQVTLQKYGLEPLLPELLRIHHATGCPACLLGPDFIDKLIAYSQRNNVIIATYNDLLGIPGSQASLEKARTAGADIRVVSNIWDMLLLAKKNRRKRIVFPAIGFESAASSTAAAILQAKVAGIFNFQVLTGHRRLPACMEKILQKKDFPVHGVLTSARVAASMGSHYFSSLSQNYQIPQVISSYEPEILLQAILSLVKQINRQTTEIENFFPEAVSEKGNIKSHQLLDEVFEITAGDCTGLGTVKDSTFRIKNEYRMFDAEKVFFDVQLPDPAIAEGCICGEIISGNKKPQACKHFRKDCHPVQALDTCMHAEEGPCRVEYLFGEK from the coding sequence ATGAGCGAAAATCAGGAAACAGAAATTGTCCATCTGGTAAAAAAAATAGAACAAGAAGTTACCCAACCGGTACATCTGCTTAGTGCGTGTAGCGGTTATCAGGTGACTTTACAAAAATACGGGCTGGAGCCCCTCCTGCCGGAACTTCTCCGGATTCATCATGCAACAGGTTGCCCTGCTTGTCTCCTGGGGCCTGATTTTATCGACAAGCTGATTGCCTACAGCCAACGAAATAATGTCATCATTGCCACTTATAACGATTTATTAGGAATTCCGGGGAGTCAGGCATCGCTCGAAAAAGCCCGCACAGCCGGTGCTGATATCCGTGTGGTTTCCAACATCTGGGATATGCTGCTGCTGGCTAAAAAAAACCGGCGCAAGCGGATTGTTTTTCCGGCCATCGGATTTGAATCGGCAGCATCATCCACAGCAGCAGCTATTTTGCAAGCCAAAGTAGCCGGTATTTTTAATTTTCAGGTTTTAACCGGACACCGGAGACTACCAGCCTGTATGGAAAAAATTCTTCAAAAAAAGGATTTCCCTGTTCACGGAGTCCTCACTTCGGCAAGGGTAGCTGCCAGTATGGGGAGTCATTATTTTTCTTCCCTTTCCCAAAATTACCAGATTCCTCAGGTTATCAGCTCCTACGAACCTGAAATTTTACTTCAGGCCATTCTCTCGCTGGTAAAACAAATCAACCGACAAACCACCGAAATTGAAAATTTCTTTCCCGAAGCAGTTTCGGAAAAAGGAAACATCAAATCACATCAATTACTCGATGAAGTTTTTGAAATTACAGCTGGTGACTGCACAGGCCTGGGAACAGTAAAAGATTCCACATTCCGCATCAAAAATGAATACCGGATGTTTGATGCAGAAAAGGTGTTTTTTGATGTTCAGCTTCCCGATCCGGCAATTGCCGAAGGATGCATTTGTGGTGAAATCATAAGCGGAAACAAAAAACCACAGGCATGTAAACACTTCAGAAAAGACTGCCATCCGGTCCAGGCTCTCGACACCTGTATGCATGCCGAAGAAGGCCCTTGCCGGGTAGAATACCTTTTCGGAGAAAAGTAG